A region of Natribaculum luteum DNA encodes the following proteins:
- a CDS encoding helix-turn-helix domain-containing protein has translation MIEECLAVEFQVTDDDCPLADATRDVDVQINALSPQLRDDGYVLLQFSSPTNEALRETLDADDRIRYLHVATADGRDTYRCLSKHPCIVHTLISGGLIVENLRYRDGRAAIFGAVVGRDVLKGVMERAGQAVGVRLERVYPLQSEAEEVPSQQWNVTPRQEECIRVALELGYFSIPREATASDVADELGISKSAFLERLHRAEASLFEQIFM, from the coding sequence ATGATCGAGGAGTGTCTGGCCGTGGAGTTCCAGGTCACCGACGACGACTGTCCACTGGCCGACGCGACACGGGACGTCGACGTACAGATCAACGCGCTCTCGCCCCAGCTCCGTGACGACGGCTACGTTCTCTTGCAGTTCAGTTCGCCGACGAACGAGGCCCTGCGCGAGACCCTCGACGCCGACGACCGGATCCGCTACCTCCACGTCGCGACCGCGGACGGCCGGGACACCTACCGCTGTCTCTCGAAACACCCCTGCATCGTCCACACGCTCATCAGCGGCGGGCTCATCGTCGAGAACCTCCGGTACCGGGACGGCCGGGCCGCCATCTTCGGTGCGGTCGTCGGCCGCGACGTCCTCAAGGGCGTCATGGAACGGGCCGGACAGGCCGTCGGCGTGCGGCTCGAGCGCGTCTACCCGCTCCAGTCGGAAGCCGAGGAGGTTCCGAGCCAGCAGTGGAACGTCACGCCGAGACAGGAAGAGTGCATTCGCGTCGCGCTGGAACTCGGCTACTTCTCCATCCCGCGGGAGGCGACCGCGAGCGACGTCGCCGACGAACTCGGCATCAGCAAGTCGGCGTTCCTCGAGCGACTCCACCGCGCGGAGGCGTCGCTGTTCGAGCAGATTTTCATGTAG
- the paaA gene encoding 1,2-phenylacetyl-CoA epoxidase subunit PaaA has translation MDVDTVKERAEPRAFSPADDMPEEYRKAATRMIEFHANSEIMGAYLERPFIRQAPSIDRKLAFSAKVQDEIGHGQLLYRAAESLGVKTREEMLDDLANGKGKFLNCFHYPMDSWVETPMIAFFVDGAAMRRQATLRRTSWEPYAHAMDKVCFEEGFHVKHGESILATLMTGSKKEQEMTQEAFEKWWPRIIQFFGPTDDQSTHHDFSSDVGLKTKSNDELRSMFLREYIPKAERYGLEIPDEPRIRERDDGTYEVVEDDLDWDEFFQIAKNDYEPGLGQINGRKAAQDAVQWVRDTLEWENVPEGSAKPQAAD, from the coding sequence ATGGACGTCGACACAGTCAAAGAACGGGCGGAACCGCGGGCGTTCAGCCCCGCGGACGACATGCCCGAGGAGTACCGGAAGGCGGCGACCCGGATGATCGAGTTCCACGCCAACAGCGAGATCATGGGCGCGTACCTGGAGCGTCCGTTCATCCGGCAGGCGCCGAGTATCGACCGAAAGCTGGCGTTCTCCGCGAAGGTCCAGGACGAGATCGGCCACGGGCAGTTGCTCTACCGCGCCGCGGAGTCCCTCGGCGTGAAGACCCGCGAGGAGATGCTCGACGACCTCGCGAACGGCAAGGGCAAGTTCCTCAACTGCTTCCACTACCCGATGGACAGCTGGGTCGAGACGCCGATGATCGCCTTCTTCGTCGACGGGGCGGCGATGCGCCGGCAGGCGACCCTGCGTCGTACCAGCTGGGAACCCTACGCCCACGCGATGGACAAGGTCTGCTTCGAGGAGGGCTTCCACGTCAAACACGGCGAGAGCATCCTCGCGACGCTGATGACGGGCTCGAAGAAAGAACAGGAGATGACCCAGGAGGCCTTCGAGAAGTGGTGGCCCCGCATCATCCAGTTCTTCGGCCCCACCGACGACCAGAGCACCCACCACGACTTCTCCTCGGACGTCGGGCTGAAGACGAAGTCCAACGACGAACTTCGCTCGATGTTCCTGCGCGAGTACATTCCGAAAGCCGAGCGCTACGGCCTCGAGATCCCCGACGAGCCGCGCATTCGCGAGCGCGACGACGGCACCTACGAGGTCGTCGAGGACGATCTGGACTGGGACGAGTTCTTCCAGATCGCCAAGAACGACTACGAACCCGGACTGGGTCAGATCAACGGTCGCAAGGCCGCACAGGACGCCGTCCAGTGGGTCCGTGACACGCTCGAGTGGGAGAACGTGCCCGAAGGAAGCGCCAAACCGCAGGCAGCCGACTGA
- the paaB gene encoding 1,2-phenylacetyl-CoA epoxidase subunit PaaB, which translates to MIWEVFRQEEQGGYHTHCGNVHAPDREMAKQFAAIQHGRRKPTNSIWVVPKSEIGELDADEISFGGSTDKSYRWAPTYKSDVEHAAEVIDSEGQQAEAEKQRGDA; encoded by the coding sequence ATGATCTGGGAAGTATTCCGACAGGAAGAGCAGGGTGGCTACCACACCCACTGTGGCAACGTTCACGCGCCGGACCGCGAGATGGCAAAGCAGTTCGCCGCTATCCAGCACGGCCGGCGCAAACCGACCAACAGCATCTGGGTCGTCCCGAAGTCCGAGATCGGCGAACTCGACGCCGACGAAATTTCCTTCGGCGGCTCGACCGACAAGAGCTACCGCTGGGCGCCGACGTACAAGTCGGACGTCGAGCACGCGGCGGAGGTCATCGACTCGGAAGGCCAGCAGGCCGAAGCCGAGAAACAGCGGGGTGACGCCTGA
- the paaC gene encoding 1,2-phenylacetyl-CoA epoxidase subunit PaaC, whose translation MVGEIESPEELDADERDALEALLQRLADDEYVLAERYTEWQVRAPTLESDLALSNNAQDELGHARLWYDVLEDLGYEEHELVYEREPDEWRHSTLVERPFAEGDWADAIVRHYLYDVAEELRLEALEESSYAKIADRVGKIQSEEGYHREHAENWMERLANGEGHDHLQDAVDRLFPHALTLFEPVDEQTEETIVDAGFRTESLEDLAEEWVNTVAPFLEGLGLETPAVERVHFDEYEFEVRDDALPDERGRDGSHTDAWADLHDEFTHTYRELGRSEATKIMETAE comes from the coding sequence ATGGTCGGCGAGATCGAGAGCCCCGAGGAACTCGACGCCGACGAGCGAGACGCGCTCGAGGCCCTGCTACAGCGCCTCGCCGACGACGAGTACGTGCTCGCAGAGCGCTACACCGAGTGGCAGGTCCGCGCACCCACCCTCGAGTCGGACCTGGCGCTGTCGAACAACGCCCAGGACGAACTCGGTCACGCCAGACTGTGGTACGACGTCCTGGAAGACCTCGGCTACGAGGAACACGAACTCGTGTACGAACGCGAGCCCGACGAGTGGCGCCACAGCACGCTCGTCGAACGGCCGTTCGCCGAGGGTGACTGGGCCGACGCCATCGTCCGCCACTACCTCTACGACGTCGCCGAGGAACTCCGCCTCGAGGCGCTCGAGGAGTCCAGTTACGCCAAGATCGCAGACCGCGTCGGCAAGATCCAGTCCGAGGAAGGATACCACCGAGAGCACGCCGAAAACTGGATGGAACGGCTCGCCAACGGCGAAGGCCACGACCACCTCCAGGATGCCGTCGATCGGCTCTTCCCCCACGCGCTGACGCTGTTCGAACCGGTCGACGAACAGACGGAGGAAACGATCGTCGACGCCGGGTTCCGGACCGAGAGCCTCGAGGACCTCGCCGAGGAGTGGGTCAACACGGTCGCCCCGTTCCTCGAGGGACTGGGCCTCGAGACGCCGGCAGTCGAACGGGTTCACTTCGACGAGTACGAGTTCGAAGTTCGAGACGACGCGCTCCCAGACGAGCGCGGCCGCGACGGCAGCCACACCGACGCGTGGGCCGACCTCCACGACGAGTTTACCCACACCTACCGCGAACTCGGTCGCTCGGAAGCGACCAAGATCATGGAGACCGCCGAATAA
- the paaD gene encoding 1,2-phenylacetyl-CoA epoxidase subunit PaaD gives MSSETPDTDPDATPCAYTDYREGEAVEELPATGEDATGLEADVWEVLYEIEDPEMPVSIVDLGLIYGVAVSDDGVAHVDMTLTYSGCPARDMLEGQVEEAVADVDGVEEVDLQLVWSPGWSIEMVTEQGKDDLREFGLSI, from the coding sequence ATGAGCAGCGAGACTCCAGACACCGACCCCGACGCGACGCCGTGTGCGTACACCGACTACCGCGAAGGCGAAGCCGTCGAGGAACTCCCCGCAACCGGCGAGGACGCGACGGGCCTCGAAGCCGACGTATGGGAGGTCCTCTACGAGATCGAAGATCCCGAGATGCCGGTCAGCATCGTCGACCTCGGCCTGATCTACGGCGTCGCCGTCTCCGACGACGGCGTCGCACACGTCGACATGACGCTCACCTACTCCGGCTGTCCCGCACGGGACATGCTCGAGGGCCAGGTCGAGGAGGCCGTCGCCGACGTCGACGGCGTCGAGGAGGTCGACCTCCAGCTCGTCTGGAGTCCCGGCTGGTCGATCGAGATGGTGACCGAACAGGGCAAAGACGACCTCCGCGAGTTCGGACTCAGTATCTAA
- the paaE gene encoding 1,2-phenylacetyl-CoA epoxidase subunit PaaE: MREDPSVATSGETAGAECPYCGSTNTVREHPKGPSLCRSMHYCNACDQPFEKFE, translated from the coding sequence ATGCGAGAAGATCCATCCGTTGCCACGAGCGGCGAGACGGCGGGCGCCGAGTGTCCCTACTGCGGATCGACCAACACCGTTCGCGAACACCCGAAGGGACCGTCGCTCTGCCGGTCGATGCACTACTGTAACGCCTGCGACCAGCCGTTCGAGAAGTTCGAATAG
- the npdG gene encoding NADPH-dependent F420 reductase yields the protein MRIALLGGTGDIGEGLALRLARDTTHEVVVGSRTAEKAASAVEEYADRLGDDLTAELSSAENDDAAVDADVVAVCVPPYHVSDTVESVAGRVDDDAVLVSPAVGISRDDEGFHYNRPPHGSVAEVAAEAAPDAVPVVGAFQNLAAGALADLEHDLGFDVIVTGDDADAKATVTALVEEIDGLRALDGGALANSAEVEAMTPLLINLAVENDGLHDLGVSFQ from the coding sequence ATGCGAATCGCGTTACTCGGCGGAACCGGTGACATCGGCGAAGGACTGGCCCTGCGACTGGCTCGCGATACGACCCACGAGGTCGTCGTCGGCTCGCGAACGGCCGAGAAGGCGGCGTCGGCGGTCGAGGAGTACGCCGACCGACTCGGCGACGATCTCACCGCAGAGCTCTCGAGTGCGGAAAACGACGACGCGGCGGTCGACGCGGACGTAGTCGCCGTCTGCGTCCCACCGTACCACGTCTCGGACACCGTCGAATCCGTCGCAGGCAGGGTAGACGACGACGCCGTCCTCGTCAGCCCCGCGGTCGGCATCTCGAGAGACGACGAGGGGTTCCACTACAACCGCCCGCCACACGGAAGCGTCGCGGAGGTCGCGGCGGAGGCCGCACCCGACGCCGTTCCGGTCGTCGGTGCCTTCCAGAACCTCGCGGCCGGCGCGCTGGCGGACCTCGAGCACGACCTCGGGTTCGACGTGATCGTCACCGGGGACGACGCCGACGCGAAGGCGACGGTGACGGCGCTCGTCGAGGAGATCGACGGCCTCCGTGCGCTCGACGGCGGCGCGCTGGCCAACAGCGCCGAGGTCGAGGCGATGACGCCACTTTTGATCAACCTGGCGGTGGAAAACGACGGACTGCACGACCTGGGCGTCTCGTTTCAATAA
- the paaK gene encoding phenylacetate--CoA ligase PaaK: MTEDIERASRAELRELQSKRLQRTVRHAYENVPRYREKLEEASVSPEDVETIDDVRELPFTTKADFRAEYPDGLFAVDDEEIRRIHASSGTTGKPKIVAYTADDLEVWNEVMARSMRAAGIDSNDTVQNAYGYGLFTGGLGFHGGAEALGANVVPTSSGNTQRQIELARDLGSDAIGCTPSYALYLAETAEEMGVDPRELPISTVLYGAETCTEPMREEIETRLDATGIENYGLSELIGPGVAVECHEAQDGLHIWEDHFYPEVIDPETGEPLPEGEEGELVLTSLSKEALPVLRYRTGDMTTLTYEECACGRTMARMDGVTGRADDLLIVRGVNLYPSQIEDVVLEFDAVEPQYRIDLHREGNLDRLDLTVELAEEFDGDRDELREDVLVRLESALSFTPDELEFVEYGSIERTEVGKVKRVYDHR, from the coding sequence ATGACAGAGGACATCGAGCGAGCGTCACGTGCCGAACTCCGCGAGCTGCAGTCCAAGCGGCTCCAACGGACGGTCCGACACGCCTACGAGAACGTCCCGCGGTACCGGGAGAAACTCGAGGAGGCGAGCGTCTCGCCCGAGGACGTCGAGACGATCGACGACGTTCGCGAACTCCCGTTCACGACGAAAGCGGATTTCCGCGCCGAGTACCCCGACGGCCTGTTCGCCGTCGACGACGAGGAGATCCGGCGCATCCACGCCTCCTCGGGGACGACGGGCAAGCCCAAGATCGTCGCCTACACTGCAGACGACCTCGAGGTGTGGAACGAGGTGATGGCCCGCTCGATGCGAGCGGCGGGGATCGACTCGAACGACACCGTCCAGAACGCCTACGGCTACGGGCTGTTCACCGGCGGGTTGGGCTTTCACGGCGGAGCCGAGGCACTCGGCGCGAACGTCGTCCCCACGAGTAGCGGGAACACGCAGCGACAGATCGAACTCGCACGCGACCTGGGGAGCGACGCAATCGGCTGTACGCCGTCGTATGCGCTCTACCTCGCCGAGACGGCCGAGGAGATGGGCGTCGACCCCCGAGAGTTGCCGATCTCGACGGTCCTCTACGGCGCAGAGACCTGCACGGAGCCGATGCGCGAGGAGATCGAAACGCGCCTCGACGCCACGGGAATCGAAAACTACGGCCTCTCGGAACTGATCGGCCCCGGCGTCGCCGTCGAGTGCCACGAGGCCCAGGACGGCCTGCACATCTGGGAAGACCACTTCTATCCCGAGGTGATCGACCCCGAGACGGGCGAGCCACTCCCCGAGGGCGAGGAGGGCGAACTCGTGCTCACGTCGCTTTCGAAGGAGGCGCTTCCCGTCCTCCGCTATCGGACCGGCGACATGACGACGCTGACCTACGAGGAGTGTGCGTGTGGCCGGACGATGGCCCGAATGGACGGCGTCACCGGCCGCGCCGACGACCTGCTGATCGTCCGCGGGGTCAACCTCTACCCGAGCCAGATCGAGGACGTCGTCCTCGAGTTCGACGCCGTCGAACCCCAGTACCGCATCGACCTCCACCGCGAGGGGAACCTCGATCGACTGGACCTCACCGTCGAACTCGCCGAGGAGTTCGACGGCGACCGCGATGAACTGCGCGAGGACGTACTCGTCCGACTCGAGAGTGCGCTGTCGTTTACGCCCGACGAACTCGAGTTCGTCGAGTACGGCAGCATCGAGCGGACGGAAGTTGGAAAAGTAAAACGCGTCTACGACCACCGCTGA
- a CDS encoding aldehyde dehydrogenase family protein, with product MSYEGPTSLYVGGEWTDGDTDERLETLDPSNETTYATVAAASASDVDAAVDAAATAVERGSEWRTLDPADRAAYMHALADQIEEWKDDIALVESRDNGKTLFEAGLEVQMVIDTFRYYAGWADKLEGSQIPVPGDRLDFTIREPVGVTGHIVPWNYPFQLAGRSLAPALACGNSAVVKPSSQTPLSALYYAKAAEEVGLPEGVLNVVPGRGSVAGNALAENPAVDHVAFTGSTEIGKRVMGQAAENVTGVTLELGGKGPNVIFPDADLEAAAQGVHYGIFMNAGQMCWAGSRLVVHEDVHDEVVEQIVAGAEATPLGDGIDDDARMGPLVSESHREEVLEYIEQGVEEGATIETGGEIPEDKPEGYFLEPTVFTDVTNDMTIAREEIFGPVLSVIEVESEAEALEVANDSPYGLLAGVWTNDLSRAHRFARDLEYGMVSVNEYPVTFPQTPFGGVKESGEGREQGYEAIREYTQAKNVNINFE from the coding sequence ATGAGCTACGAAGGACCGACGAGCCTCTACGTCGGCGGCGAGTGGACCGATGGCGATACCGACGAGCGCCTCGAGACGCTCGACCCGTCGAACGAGACGACGTACGCGACGGTCGCGGCAGCGAGCGCGAGTGACGTGGACGCAGCGGTCGACGCGGCCGCAACCGCAGTCGAGCGGGGAAGCGAGTGGCGGACGCTCGACCCCGCCGACCGCGCGGCGTACATGCACGCACTCGCAGACCAGATCGAGGAGTGGAAAGACGACATCGCGCTCGTCGAATCGCGCGATAACGGCAAGACGCTGTTCGAGGCCGGACTGGAGGTACAGATGGTGATCGACACCTTCCGGTACTACGCCGGCTGGGCGGACAAACTCGAGGGGAGCCAGATCCCCGTCCCCGGGGACCGCCTCGATTTCACCATCCGCGAACCCGTCGGGGTGACGGGCCACATCGTGCCGTGGAACTACCCGTTCCAGCTCGCCGGACGTAGCCTCGCGCCCGCGCTGGCTTGCGGGAACAGCGCCGTGGTCAAGCCCTCGAGTCAGACGCCGCTGTCGGCGCTGTACTACGCGAAAGCCGCCGAGGAAGTCGGGCTCCCCGAGGGCGTGCTCAACGTCGTGCCGGGTCGCGGTAGCGTCGCCGGAAACGCACTCGCTGAGAACCCGGCCGTCGACCACGTCGCGTTCACCGGCAGCACCGAGATCGGCAAGCGCGTCATGGGCCAGGCCGCCGAGAACGTCACCGGCGTCACCCTCGAACTGGGCGGCAAGGGGCCGAACGTGATCTTCCCCGACGCCGACCTCGAGGCCGCAGCCCAGGGCGTCCACTACGGCATCTTCATGAACGCCGGCCAGATGTGCTGGGCCGGTTCGCGACTGGTCGTCCACGAGGACGTCCACGACGAGGTCGTCGAACAGATCGTCGCCGGCGCGGAGGCGACGCCACTCGGCGACGGCATCGACGACGACGCCCGCATGGGGCCGCTGGTCAGCGAGTCCCACCGCGAGGAGGTCTTAGAGTACATCGAGCAGGGCGTCGAAGAGGGCGCGACCATCGAAACCGGGGGCGAGATCCCCGAGGACAAACCCGAGGGCTACTTCCTCGAGCCGACCGTCTTCACCGACGTCACGAACGATATGACGATCGCCCGTGAGGAGATCTTCGGGCCCGTGCTGTCGGTCATCGAGGTCGAAAGCGAGGCGGAGGCCCTCGAGGTCGCCAACGACTCGCCGTACGGCCTGCTCGCCGGCGTCTGGACCAACGACCTCTCGCGCGCCCACCGTTTCGCCCGCGACCTCGAGTATGGCATGGTCAGCGTCAACGAGTACCCCGTAACCTTCCCACAGACGCCCTTCGGCGGCGTCAAAGAGAGCGGCGAGGGCCGCGAACAGGGCTACGAGGCGATTCGCGAGTACACCCAGGCGAAGAACGTCAACATCAACTTCGAGTAG
- a CDS encoding PaaI family thioesterase translates to MDVEAFFEGMPFASMLGIDVTECADGHAEGHLEMTEDLSWNDEQLMAHGGVTFTLADTVGGAALVSLVDQPVPTIDMRIDYLSAGTGDLYAEADVVRCGSDVGTVDVEVYAADDETLIADARGVYKTG, encoded by the coding sequence ATGGACGTCGAAGCGTTCTTCGAAGGGATGCCCTTCGCATCCATGCTGGGTATCGACGTGACCGAGTGTGCGGACGGCCACGCCGAGGGCCACCTCGAGATGACCGAAGACCTCTCGTGGAACGACGAGCAGTTGATGGCCCACGGCGGGGTCACGTTCACGCTCGCGGACACCGTCGGCGGCGCGGCGCTGGTCTCGCTGGTCGATCAACCGGTGCCGACGATCGACATGCGGATCGACTACCTCTCGGCGGGGACGGGCGACCTCTACGCCGAGGCCGACGTGGTCCGGTGTGGGAGCGACGTCGGTACCGTCGACGTCGAGGTGTACGCCGCAGACGATGAGACGCTTATCGCGGACGCTCGAGGCGTCTACAAGACGGGATAA
- a CDS encoding LLM class flavin-dependent oxidoreductase, whose translation MQLGTGLFTAQWRPDDDRETSDLYDEMLTLTREIEDAGLDSAWVSEHHFAEDGYLSGTMPSLGAMAAETDEIEIGTCIALGPLYEPIRLAEDAATVDLLSDGRLTLGLAIGSNPKEFDVFGVPREQRAERLGDLVPFLRGAWSEGDLEYDSEFHDVPTDVSITPKPTNGEVPIMLGGAAKPAVRRAARTAEGWCAPSALSIEGVRKRVEDIRSVREEEGLDGDFTIYVLQHGWVGDSREEAWETMKDGYLYIQRRYAEIFSGESVDELDDERKQELKEQAIFGTPEQVVAELEEYREALGDDIHFIFRTYHPGVGTEEMVECVHRLGEEVAPELR comes from the coding sequence ATGCAACTCGGGACTGGTCTGTTCACCGCCCAGTGGCGGCCGGACGACGACCGCGAGACGAGCGACCTCTACGACGAGATGCTGACGCTGACCCGCGAGATCGAAGACGCGGGATTAGACAGCGCGTGGGTCTCCGAACACCACTTCGCCGAGGACGGCTACCTCTCGGGAACGATGCCCTCGCTCGGGGCGATGGCCGCCGAAACCGACGAGATCGAGATCGGCACCTGTATCGCACTCGGGCCGCTGTACGAACCGATCCGGCTCGCCGAGGACGCCGCCACAGTCGACCTGCTCTCCGACGGCCGACTCACGCTCGGGCTGGCCATCGGCTCGAACCCGAAGGAGTTCGACGTCTTCGGCGTCCCACGCGAGCAGCGGGCCGAACGCCTCGGCGACCTCGTGCCCTTCCTGCGCGGGGCCTGGAGCGAGGGCGACCTCGAGTACGACTCGGAGTTCCACGACGTGCCGACGGACGTCTCGATCACGCCGAAGCCCACGAACGGGGAGGTCCCGATCATGCTCGGCGGCGCGGCAAAGCCCGCCGTGCGGCGTGCGGCCCGGACCGCAGAGGGATGGTGTGCGCCCTCCGCGCTCTCGATCGAGGGCGTGCGAAAGCGCGTCGAAGACATCCGGTCGGTCCGCGAGGAGGAGGGCCTCGACGGCGACTTCACGATCTACGTCCTCCAGCACGGCTGGGTCGGCGACTCCCGCGAGGAGGCCTGGGAGACGATGAAAGACGGCTACCTCTACATCCAGCGTCGCTACGCCGAAATCTTCTCGGGCGAGTCCGTAGACGAACTCGACGACGAACGCAAGCAGGAACTCAAAGAGCAGGCGATCTTCGGCACGCCAGAGCAGGTCGTCGCGGAACTCGAGGAGTACCGTGAGGCGCTTGGCGACGACATTCACTTCATCTTCCGGACGTATCACCCCGGCGTCGGCACCGAGGAGATGGTCGAGTGCGTCCACCGTCTCGGCGAGGAAGTGGCTCCCGAGCTTCGGTAA
- a CDS encoding acyl-CoA thioesterase has product MTKFTYETEIAVRFRDLDPMNQVHNATILVYVEEARRRYFRHVLGVRLEETEGALVHQEIDYAAPITLEDSVTVAYRFTRIGDSSLTSDFEVRTDDEIAAEGEVVHVMLDEAGTPRAVPDAWRERIVASEDDRVELE; this is encoded by the coding sequence ATGACGAAATTTACGTACGAGACGGAGATTGCGGTCAGATTTCGTGACCTCGACCCGATGAATCAGGTACACAATGCGACCATCCTGGTGTACGTCGAAGAAGCCAGACGGCGGTACTTCCGGCACGTCCTCGGCGTTCGCCTCGAGGAGACCGAGGGCGCGCTCGTCCACCAGGAGATCGACTACGCCGCACCGATCACCCTCGAGGACTCCGTGACGGTCGCCTATCGGTTCACGCGAATCGGCGACTCGAGTCTGACCTCGGACTTCGAGGTGCGAACCGACGACGAGATTGCCGCGGAGGGCGAGGTCGTCCACGTGATGCTCGACGAAGCGGGGACGCCTCGAGCGGTGCCCGACGCGTGGCGCGAGCGCATCGTCGCGTCCGAGGACGATCGAGTCGAACTCGAGTGA
- a CDS encoding M24 family metallopeptidase, translated as MTFHERSFMEGTLGTQAVDWEERINTQRLREERKEKALSRLQETDLGAILLLSDPNIRYVTGLAMTGGSGADHYTLLTEEGDIVHWDTADHASNQRANCPWLQDIRYACPGLGNVPRASGRNSARQFLLETMAEGVAEAMTEYGVADETLGVDVGNRGLLSALEDQGLETDVETCNAIMEDARKVKTDDEIECLRMVAAICEAGFQRITEEAKPGMRETEVWGEAVSELWRHGAFVGGGYLTSGPNTWPKHQANTTDRMIRPGDLVYADMYNIGYLGYRSCYYRTFSMGEPTQEQKDAYETARDNLYDVLERIEPGATTDEIAMGFPDMEGEHADFYDADEHWQMTTNHWAHGLGLQLYEVPLIWRGLSPDHPIEIEEGMTMAVETQEPAGRQGVRVEEMVVVRENGVEILSQWPVEEITVIDY; from the coding sequence ATGACATTCCACGAGCGGAGCTTTATGGAGGGAACGCTTGGCACACAGGCCGTCGACTGGGAAGAGCGGATCAACACCCAGCGGCTGCGTGAGGAGCGAAAAGAGAAGGCCCTGTCGAGACTGCAGGAGACCGATCTGGGCGCGATCCTCTTGCTCTCCGATCCGAACATCCGCTACGTCACTGGACTGGCGATGACCGGCGGCAGCGGTGCGGATCACTACACCCTGCTCACCGAGGAAGGCGACATCGTCCACTGGGACACCGCCGATCACGCGAGCAACCAGCGCGCGAACTGCCCGTGGCTCCAGGACATCCGTTACGCCTGTCCCGGGCTGGGCAACGTCCCGCGGGCCTCGGGCCGAAACTCCGCTCGCCAGTTCTTGCTCGAGACGATGGCCGAGGGCGTCGCCGAGGCGATGACCGAGTACGGCGTCGCCGACGAGACACTCGGCGTCGACGTCGGAAACCGGGGGCTACTGTCGGCACTCGAGGATCAGGGCCTCGAGACCGACGTCGAGACCTGCAACGCGATCATGGAGGACGCCCGCAAGGTCAAGACCGACGACGAGATCGAGTGTCTGCGCATGGTCGCCGCGATCTGTGAGGCCGGCTTCCAGCGGATCACCGAGGAGGCGAAACCGGGGATGCGCGAGACCGAAGTCTGGGGCGAGGCCGTGAGCGAACTCTGGCGTCACGGGGCGTTCGTCGGCGGTGGCTACCTCACTTCCGGGCCGAACACGTGGCCGAAACACCAGGCGAACACCACCGACCGGATGATCCGACCCGGCGACCTCGTCTACGCCGACATGTACAATATCGGCTACCTCGGCTACCGCTCCTGTTACTACCGCACGTTCAGCATGGGCGAGCCCACCCAGGAACAGAAGGACGCCTACGAGACCGCCCGCGACAACCTCTACGACGTGTTAGAGCGCATCGAACCCGGCGCGACGACCGACGAGATCGCGATGGGCTTTCCCGACATGGAGGGCGAGCACGCCGACTTCTACGACGCCGACGAGCACTGGCAGATGACGACCAACCACTGGGCCCACGGCCTCGGGCTGCAGCTCTACGAGGTGCCGCTGATCTGGCGCGGCCTCTCGCCCGACCACCCCATCGAGATCGAGGAGGGGATGACTATGGCCGTCGAGACCCAGGAACCAGCGGGCCGCCAGGGCGTCCGCGTCGAGGAGATGGTCGTCGTCCGCGAGAACGGCGTCGAGATCCTGAGTCAGTGGCCCGTCGAGGAGATCACGGTCATCGACTACTGA